Proteins co-encoded in one Halorussus salinus genomic window:
- a CDS encoding SDR family oxidoreductase, whose translation MDSQRVAVVTAAGRGIGEACARRLAADGFTPVLLSKSGAAVEVAEELGGVGFEGDVTDPDDLEAVVEAARERYGRIDAVVNNTGHPATGDLLDISDDEWHEGLDLVLLNTVRVARLVTPIFEEQGAGAIVNVSTFSAYEPSSDFPVSSVLRAGLGSFTKLYADRYASDGIRMNAVLPGFADSYEVDDETRAEIPMGRPAETSEIADVVAFLVSEESSYLTGQNVRVDGGLTESV comes from the coding sequence ATGGATTCACAGCGAGTCGCCGTCGTCACGGCGGCGGGGCGAGGCATCGGTGAAGCGTGCGCGCGGCGACTGGCCGCCGACGGCTTCACGCCGGTCCTCCTCTCGAAGTCCGGCGCGGCGGTCGAGGTCGCCGAGGAGTTGGGCGGCGTCGGCTTCGAGGGCGACGTGACCGACCCCGACGACCTCGAAGCAGTCGTGGAGGCCGCCCGCGAACGCTACGGGCGCATCGACGCCGTGGTGAACAATACGGGTCACCCGGCGACGGGCGATTTGCTGGACATCTCCGACGACGAGTGGCACGAAGGACTCGACCTCGTGTTGCTCAACACCGTCCGCGTCGCGCGACTGGTCACGCCGATATTCGAGGAACAGGGAGCGGGCGCTATCGTCAACGTCTCCACGTTCTCGGCGTACGAGCCGAGTTCGGACTTCCCCGTATCGTCGGTCCTTCGCGCCGGACTCGGGAGTTTCACCAAGCTCTACGCCGACCGGTACGCTAGCGACGGTATCCGGATGAACGCGGTCCTGCCGGGGTTCGCCGACAGCTACGAGGTGGACGACGAGACCCGCGCCGAAATCCCGATGGGTCGCCCGGCCGAAACGTCGGAAATTGCCGATGTCGTCGCCTTCCTCGTCTCCGAGGAGTCGAGCTATCTCACCGGCCAGAACGTCCGCGTGGATGGCGGTCTCACCGAGTCCGTGTGA
- a CDS encoding HhH-GPD family protein: MSDAAPDDADYSLPEELPAVRDALVSWYETDHREFPWRETDDAYEILVSEVMSQQTQLGRVVEAWEAFLDRWPTPRALADADRADVVGFWTDHSLGYNNRAKYLHEAAGQVVEEYDGEFPESPDELQNLMGVGPYTANAVASFAFNNGDAVVDTNVKRVLHRAFDVPDDDAAFEEAASEAMPEGESRVWNNAIMELGGVACEQKPKCDSAGCPWREWCHAYETGDFTAPDVPTQPSFEGSRRQFRGKAISLLKEYDELPLSKLGPRIRVDYAPGGEYGREWLTGLLSDLADDGLVEVEVPDGDESGDGETVARLRR, encoded by the coding sequence ATGAGCGATGCCGCACCGGACGACGCCGACTACTCGCTCCCCGAGGAGCTACCGGCGGTCCGCGACGCCCTCGTCTCGTGGTACGAGACGGACCACCGCGAGTTCCCGTGGCGCGAGACCGACGACGCCTACGAGATTCTGGTCTCGGAGGTCATGAGCCAGCAGACCCAACTCGGCCGCGTCGTGGAGGCGTGGGAGGCGTTCCTCGACAGATGGCCCACGCCCCGAGCGCTTGCGGACGCCGACCGCGCCGACGTGGTGGGGTTCTGGACCGACCACAGCCTCGGCTACAACAACCGCGCGAAGTACCTCCACGAGGCCGCCGGACAGGTAGTCGAAGAGTACGACGGGGAGTTCCCCGAGTCGCCCGACGAACTCCAGAATCTGATGGGCGTCGGTCCCTACACCGCCAACGCCGTCGCCTCCTTCGCGTTCAACAACGGCGACGCCGTGGTCGATACCAACGTCAAGCGCGTCCTCCACCGCGCGTTCGACGTGCCAGACGACGACGCGGCCTTCGAGGAGGCCGCCAGCGAAGCGATGCCCGAGGGCGAGTCGCGCGTCTGGAACAACGCCATCATGGAACTGGGCGGCGTCGCCTGCGAGCAGAAACCTAAGTGCGACTCGGCGGGCTGTCCGTGGCGCGAGTGGTGCCACGCCTACGAGACCGGCGACTTCACCGCGCCCGACGTGCCCACCCAGCCGAGTTTCGAGGGCAGCAGGCGACAGTTCCGCGGGAAAGCCATCTCCCTGTTGAAGGAGTACGACGAACTCCCGCTGTCGAAACTCGGTCCCCGAATCCGAGTCGATTACGCGCCGGGCGGGGAGTACGGTCGGGAGTGGCTGACGGGACTGCTCTCGGACCTCGCGGACGACGGACTGGTGGAGGTCGAGGTGCCGGACGGGGACGAGTCGGGCGACGGCGAGACGGTCGCTCGCCTCCGCCGGTGA